The DNA window TTCATCACCCCGGCCGTCGTTTCCGCGGCAGAGGCGGATTATGAGCGCAATCTCGCCAACACCGTCGAGCTGTTCCACATCCTCGGTACCGACCCAACTCACGGGACGCAGAACATTGCGCTGTTCAACAAGTGGCTGGCAAAGCACGCCGAGCTTGCACTTGATGCCGCCAATCATCTGCAGCCGATCTGGTCGCAACCGCGCGTCAAGGTCGCGACATTCGGCGACGCCTTGGGGCACGCCAAGAACCGCATCAAAGGCATAGCCTCCGAGCTTGATCTGAAAGTTCCGGCCAATCTCGCATCATAACCCGATCCTGCGCCCCTAACCCAACCCTTCAGGAGACAGCCATGCTTCAAGAGAACGACAACATCTTCAAATCGATGAAGGACATTACCTTCGAGGATACGGTTTCGCACCAATGCGGAGTCACGATGAACGACAGTGTCGAGGCACGCGCGATCGCTGACGTCATGAGCCGCCACGATCACATCAGGGTGACCTACATGCCGGCCATGATCCGCATCGACGGCGACGGCAAGATGGAATTCAAGATGGATGAAATTTCGGAGGAGCTTGGTCGCGTCATGACTCCGCATCTCTTCGAGATTTCAACCTCGACGCATTACGGCCGCATGGTCATGACGGATGATAACACGGTCATGCTGTTCGGCGACATGAACGAGATGATGAAATACATCGTTTGAAGATCGCTGCGAACAATGCCTGGCCGGCGCGCGCGCCGGCCAGGCCAATCCGGCTACGCCGATGGCGAGCCTCATAACACTCAATCCGAGCGGGAGCAGGAGAAACGCCATGTACAGGACAGCCAAGGGTGAAGAAATTTTCGTGATCGACGGGCATACCCATTTTTGGGACGGAAGCCCGGCCAACCAGAAGAATATCCACGGCAAGCAATTCATCGAATGCTTCTATGCGTACCACTCAAATCTCAGTCCGCCTTCGGAGAAGTGGGAGAAGGAGAAGTTCGAAAAATACGATGCCAAGACGATGTTCGACGATCTGTTCGTGACCGGCTACGACGACATGGCGATTCTGCAGCCGACCTATCTCACCGATTTCTACAAGAACGGTTTCAATACGACCGAGCGCAATGCGGCAATGAAGAAGAGCCACCCGGATCGTTTCATCCTGAACGGCGCCTTCGATCCACGCGACGGCACCAAGGGCCTGGAAGATTTGCATGCCCTGTCCGAAAAGCACAAGCTCAAGGGCGTCAAGCTCTACACCGCCGAATGGCGCGGCGAATCCAAGGGCTACAAGCTGAGCGACAAGGCGTCCTACAAATATCTCGAGGCGGCGCAAAAGCTCGGGATCAAGAATGTCCACGTCCACAAGGGACCGACCATTATTCCGCTTAACCGCGATGCGTTCGACGTGGCCGACATTGATGACGTGGCCACCTCGTTCCAGGATTTGAACTTCATTGTCGAGCATTGCGGCCTGCCGCGTCTCGACGATTTCTGCTGGATCGCGACCCAGGAAACCAATGTCTATGCGGGTCTGGCGGTGGCGTTGCCCTTCATCCACACGCGTCCGGGGTATTTCGCCCACGTCATTTCGGAGCTGTTGTTCTGGGTCGGGCCGGACAAGATCCTCTACGGCAGCGACTACGGCATCTGGACGCCGAAATGGCTGATCGACAAGTTCATGGCGTTCGAAATTCCCGCTGACGTCACCAAGGAAACCGGTTCGGTTTTGTCGATGGAGACGAAGACCAAGATTCTGGGCCTCAATGCGGCACGTCTCTACGGCATTGATGTCGAAGCCCAGAAGAAGAAGATCAGGGCGGGCGGGGGTTATGCCCACTTGCCCGAAGCCGTCCACGCGCCGAGGTGATCGCCATGAATGGTGGCGCCGAAGAGGCCGACCGGTCGCGCAACCGGCAGATCCATGACAAGCAAGCCGAAGTTTTGGCCTGCCTGCAAGACGTGATGGATCCGGAACTCGACGAGTCCGTAACCGACTTGAATTTCGTCACGAAAGCCGATGTGGATTCGAACAACCGGGTTCACATCGAATTCCGTCTGCCGACCTATTGGTGCGCCGCGAATTTCTCGTTCCTGATGGCGGATGACATGCGCCGTGCTGTGAACGCGCTGGACTGGGTCGAAGGCGTCAGCGTGGTACTGGGCGAGCACATGTATGCGGATAGGATCAATGCCGGCCTCGCCAGGGGGCTGTCGTTTCAGGAGACCTTCGGCGCGGAGGCCGATGGCGACCTGGATGATCTGCGTCAGACGTTTCTCGTCAAGGCGTTCCAGCGCCGGCAGGTCGCGTTGCTCAATCATCTCGTCGGGGCGGGTCACGCGCCCGAAACGATCGTGAGTCTGACGCTGGCGGAGCTCGGTTGCCTGCCGGTCGATGATGACGGTGCAAAACTGGTGCGGCGTTATCTTGAACGGCGCGCCGTCGCCGGGCCGCCAGGGGCTGATGTGCCGGCTTTCGTTGACGCAACGGGAGCGCGGTTGAAAACCGACGGCTTCGCTGCCTACGTTTCGGGCCTGCGGCGCGTCGGCATCAATGCCGAATTCAACGGCGCACTTTGCCGCGGTCTGCTTGCCGTGCGCTTCGATCTTGAAACGCCGTTCGTGCCTAAATCGAAAGCTTCGCCGGGATCATCGGATACGCAACACGTGCCCTGATGCCGGAGCGCCAGATCGAGATGAATTCGAGTAAGACGACCCCGTCGTAAAGTTGAGGATATCCAATGCCGAAAATCATGCTGCACGATGAAGCCGCGCGGGCCGCGCTGGGCAGGGGCGTCGCCAAACTCGCCAAAGCGGTGCGTGGCACGCTGGGTCCGAAGGGCATGAACGCGATCATGGATCGACCGATCGGTACGCCGATCGTGTCGCGCGATGGCGTCAGCATCGCCAGCGAGATCGAGCTTGAATGCCCATTCGAGAATATGGGCGCGCAGGTGCTGCGGGAAGTTTCGAAGCAGACCAATGACGAGGCAGGCGACGGCACCACCACCGCCACGGTCCTCGCCGACGTGCTTGTGCAGGAAGGCCTGAAGTGCCTGGCCGCTGGCGCCAACCCGGTCGAACTGGTCGAAGGGCTCGAACTCGCAGTCATCGAGACTATTGCCGCGCTGAAGCGCTCGGCCAAACCCCTGCAGGGCTCCGCCGGTCTGCGTGCCGTCGCAAGCATTGCCGCCAATGACGCGGCGCTTGGAGAAATGGTAGCCGAAGCCTTCGAGCGAGCCGGCAATCACGGGATTGTCGCGGTGGAATTTGGCAATACGGTTGAGACGACGCTGGAGATCGTCGAAGGCATGGCCTTCGAGCGCGGCTATCTCTCGCATCACATGGTCACGGATGTCGAGAAAATGCAGGTCGTTCTCGACAATCCGTTCATCCTGATGACGGATCATAAAATTCAGACCGGTGATCAACTGGCCGGTGTGATCTCGCTGATTGAAAAGAGCGGTCGGCCCTTGCTGATCATCGCCGAAGAAGTGGCGCCGCCCGTGATCATGCAGCTCTTGGCGCGCCGGGAGAAAACCAATTTCAAGGTGGCCGCGATCCATCCGCCTGAATTCGGCCATTGGCGCAAGGCGATGCTGGAGGACATCGCGATCACTACCGGAGGTCGCGTGATTTCGGTCGATCTCGGCGGCAGGCTCGAAAAGGCGGAACTGCATGATCTCGGCTCCGCGCGCCAGGTGCGGATTTCGGCCTCGAAGACGCTGATCACGGCGGGAGGCGGCGATCAAAAAAAGATCGCCGCGCGCCGCGAGCAGGTCATGCGCCAATATGATGCCGCGCCCGAAAATATCGAGCGGGACAAGTTCCAGGAACGAATCGCAAAACTCTCCGGCGGCACCGCGATGATCCTTGCCGGCGGCGCCACGCCGGTCGAGCAGAAGCGCCGCACCCAGCTGATCGAGGATGCGATCAACGCCACCCGGGCAGCGATCGAAGAGGGGATCGTGCCGGGAGGCGGACTGGCGTTACTCAAGACCGCTCCGAAACTTGACGAGATGATCGATGGGTTGAGCGGCGGCGCCAGGCAGGGTGCCGAGCTGCTTCAACGTGCGCTCAGCCGGCCGCTTTTCTACATTGCCGCCAATGCAGGCTTGAACGGTGAGGCCGAGGTTACGAGGGTTGCAAAAGGTGCGAACGGCCATGGGCTCGACGCACGCAACGGCGCATCTGTCGATCTCATCGAGGCCGGTATCATCGATCCGGTCAAGGTCTGCTACAGCGCGGTTCGCAATGCGGCCTCCGTCGCCGGCCTGATCCTGACGACGCAAACGTTGATCGCCAAGAAGCCGGACGACTACGATCCGACGGCTGGGCCCGCCTATGGCGGCGGCGCCGAGCTGCTTTGATCGCCGGAGCAGCAAAGCGGATTGTCGTCGCGAAACGGAACCGATGACACTTGCGAGCTATCTCGCAGGTCACCTCGGCTTTTTTTCTCCGAGGGCCCGGTAGATGGTGTTTCTTGAAACGCCGAGACGCCGCGCAGTTTCGCTGATGTTTCCGGCGGTCTCGGCATAGACCACGAGGATCCGGGCCCGCTGGATATCGTGCAGCGATCCCGGCGCCGTTGGCGGGGCCTTATCGATCATGGCCTGCACGCCGGCCTCGTCGATCAAGCCGCCGGTAGCGGCGAGCGTGAAGCGCGCCAGCATATTGCGCAGTTCGCGAATGTTGCCGGGCCAGGGACGCGCGGCGAGATGCGCGATGGTTGCCGGCGTGATTTCGCAATTTGGATCGATCGCGCCAAGCAGATGGCGAACGATGGCGTCGAAGTCGTTGCGATCACGCAGTCTCGGCAGCGTCACCTCGAGCGTATTGAGGCGATAGAGTAGGTCGGACCGAAAGCGTCCTTCGGCAATGGCCTTGTCAAGGCTGGCGTTGGTGGCGGAGATGAGAAAGACATCGACCTTCGATCTGACGCCGCCGACGGGGCGCACGGTCCAGTCATCAAGCAGGCGCAGAAGCACGGCCTGCAGCGCGACCGGCATGTCGCCGATCTCGTCAAGGAAGAGCGTGCCGCCGTCGGCCTCCTTGACGAGTCCGATGGCGCCGTCGCGCCGGGCCCCGGTGAATGCGCCTTCGGCATAGCCGAACAGTTCGGCCTCGATCAGACTTTCGGGAAGCGCGGCGCAATTGACGGGGACGAAGGCGCCGGTCCTGCCGCTGGCGGCGTGGGCGTGGCGGGCGAGCTGTTCCTTGCCGGTACCGGTCTCACCGCGGATCAGGATCGGCATCTTGCGTGCCGCCGCCGTCTCGACCTGACGGACAATGGCGCGAACCGCCGGATCGCGGGCGACGAAGCTGGAGGCCGTGCGCCGAACGTTATCGGCGAGATGTTGAGGTCCCGGCGTCAAATCTTTCCGGGGATGTGACGGACTTGCGGTCTCGCGGCGTTCAAAGGCGGGTTTCAAATGCTGGGCTTCGCGGTCCGCAAGGGGTGAGCGCCGCCGTGCATGCAGCACCACGATGGCGCCGATGCCGGAGCTTTCGTTGGCGACCAGATCGAAGCTCGCGTTCGGAAGCAGTTCCCTCAATTTGACCGGCCATTCATCGAAGGGAAGCGCTTTTAAAAAGCGGGTTGGTACGCCGTCGCGAACGCCGTGACGGTCATTCTGGAGCATATTCAGCGCGCGCTCGGTGGCGTGGAGGATTACGCCGCGACGGTCGAGCACGATGCACTCGTCGCTCGCCCACAGCGATCTCTTGGCGAGAAAGCGGCACAGTAATTCTTCGTGTTCCTGTCGTATTAATTGCGCCAACACGCTTTCCACGTGATGACCGACAGAAACCGCCAAAGCGAGGCTTTGCGGGTTGAACGTGCTGGCGGGGCCCGAGATATCCACCACGCCCAGCAGTTCGCCATCGGTGGGATCGTGAACCGGAACGGCAGCGCAGGTCCAGCGCTGCACCTTCGAGCAAAAATGCTCCGCCCCGCGGATCTGGACGGGTTTCGATTCCGCTATCGCTGCGCCGATCGCGTTGGTGCCGATGTCGGCCTCGCTCCATCGCCCTCCATGTTCCAGATGAACCGCGCGACCGGCGTCGATGACCCTGTCGTCGCCCTGGGTATCGATGATCAACCCGCTGGGATCGGTGAGGATCATGATTGAACTCGCATCGCTCAGAAATGTTTTCGAATTCTCGAGCGCGCAGTGAGCGGCATGACGGAGCGAAGCGTTCTTGGAACGGTGACGAAACAGTTCGGCGTCTGCAACAAGCGGTGCCCGCGCACGGTCGATCGTGACCCGATGGTTTTTGGATCTCTGCCACGATGCGGCGACCGACGATCTCAAATCGGATGATAAAGCTCCGCGCTCGACGAACTTCTCCCAAGCGGCCAGCACGTCTCGTTGGTCCATCCCGGCTCCTCCGAGGTGAAAAAAGTTCGAGACCCGCACGCTGGGGCCTCGTGATCGATCACCTGAGTGCGGGCTGCTTGCTCGCCATCGCCGCTTCCGTCACTCCAAGCGCGACGTCAAAAACCCTTCCAGGCACCCGGACGGCGGCGGCCTGTATCGAGTCGAATACCTGTCACGCATGTTCGTGAGGACGGCGGCGCCATCCAATCAAACAACCCATCCAGCGTTCACTTCCCAGACGTCACATGCGGTTCTTCGCGCCCGCTGACGGGCGCAGCCTATCCTTCTTGGCTAATTCGCGCAAAGGGGGAGTCCGGTGGTCCGGAACCTTCTGTTCGTCGGCCGGATTTGATCGGTGCAGCGCAGCATCCGGGGTTTGAGCGGCGCGTAGTGGCCCAGCAGCCCTTCAATTCGATCGCGAAACAGCCCGCTACCACGTCGTGTGGCGAGCGGACGGCTTGATTGCGGCGCAATCAAACCGATCGGCGCAACGTGGGCGTCAATTGGCGAAAAGAAGCGCAGTGAAAATACTTTTCGGGTCCGGGCTCCGGCTCAACAACCCCGGCAGATCGACCCGATCATCTTGTCGACCTTCGCTTCTTCGCGGTCGATGGCAGGATTGGTGCCAAGCAATGGTCCTTTCATCGGACCATTGCCGATGCCGGATGACGGAAGCGCCGTGCCCAGCGAGTTGGTGCCAGGCGCAGCGGCGCTGGTGCCAAAGGCGCCGCCAGTTACAGACATATGCGACCCCATACCACCTACGGACATATGCGATCCCATGCCACCGCCCCGTGCAAACGCGGTGGTGGTCGAAAGGCCAACGCAAAGGGCGACGCAAACAACGGAAAGCTTTTTCATGCCGAGACTCCCTCGAACACGCGATCACCGTGACGGTTGATCGCCAACACGCATGCATCCGATGTAGGTTCGCAATCCGCCGACACCATTAAATTGAATTTTATTCGGTGCTGCGGTCTCGGTCACGTTTTGCAAATCGTGGATATGCGTCCCGGCGGCGAGGACACGCACGTTTTGAACATTGTGCTCAAAGCGAACAACGCCGCCCGAGCGGAGTATGATCGCCCGGCGGTGCTGGTAATCCCGGGCTGGATCTCAAATCACCAGCAGCCTAACCCGGCTGGCGATATGCCAAGGCCGTGCGACGAGGAACAGCCTCGAACTCTAAAACAGAATTTAATAGGACTGGCGGATTGCTGAACCAATATGGACATGGTGCCGGCTCTCCCATCCGGCACTCCTCCCTGCCAAACTTCGGTCCAGCTGCCCAGGCTTGCTGGGCCGTTTCTTTGGCGCCGTTCGCAGGGCGTGTATCCACGGTGCCGCCCGTGCACACGATCATGCCGACCGAGAAGCGCGACACCGCGTCTTACGAGTGGGTGCATCCGGACGACGCGCCGTGAGCGCGGCTCGATCAGTAGTCCTTAGGACAAGCCGCGGCGCGTCGGGATAGAGCGGCTCGCCGCGAGCATTCACGTACCAACGGCTGCGCAGGAAGATGCTTTCCATCAGGAAAGGGTACTCCTTCGGCGCCAGCCCATGCAGCGGCTCGATCGCGCGCGCGGCAATGCCTGGGAATTTGAGCCTGTAGATTTTGCCAACCTTCATCATGGCGCGGACTATTCGCCCAAAAAAGCGCTTTGTGAATGCCCCGGGCGAACAACAAAAGCGGCGTTTTTCGTGAACTATCGTCAAAAGGTCCGCCGTCACCGATCGCGCGCGACCTTATGGGTCCGCCCGGTTCACGCTGGCGGGTTTTCAACGATGGAAGGCGATCGAGGCTCTGCGAGCAGTGAACAGCTTGGAGGCCTCGATTGCGCTTAAACAAGGTTTTAATTGAACGCGCAAACAGACATTCCCACTTCTCGCTTATCTAAACGAGAAGGACACATCATGAAACTAACGACAATCGCACTGACCATTGCATTCGCGCTGCCAAGTACGTTCGCACTTGCGGAAAACGCAATGAACCTGGCAAATCCCGTCGTCCGCCCCTACAGAGGCGTCACGGTTGGTACGGCACGCCCTATCGCAACCAGGCCTCCGAACGTTTCCGGGAATACGCTCGCTCCCATCGCAAATGATCCGAGCGGATCGACATTAACTCCATCCGCGATGAGCCGCGGCGGTTAAACAAGAAAGCCCCCGCATTTTCGCGGGGCTTTTTTTGCGCTCTTGAGCTGAAGTAGTGCTACGCAGTGCGACTTGCATCCTACGTGGGAGCCAACGAAAGCGATGGAATATTTGCACCTTGGCCGGTGCTTATGCCGTTGTCAATGCCGCGGTGGATCGCGCGAGTTCTTCCCGAGCCACGGCCACCGCACCGCTCAAATCTGCTTGAAAACGAACATCGGGCGGGCGGACACCGTATGTTTGCAGGATATCGCGGAGCGCGCCGCGCTTCCTGGAACTGTTTACCTACCGATGCGCTATTTCTCGCCTGGTCATTCCTGCCATTTCGAATTGAGGATGACGGAGCAAAAATTCATTCTCCGGTAGTTCGGATCACGCAGCGCCAGTACATCTGCCTTGACGTTGCCGAAGGTCGTCAGCGGTTTCCTGATGATGCCGTTGGCGAAATGGTCGATGATGTTTTCCTTGAAGTTCGCTTCGCGCGGATGGCATGCGCAGACCTGATCGCGATGCTCATGCGAGAAGTCGTCATAGGCGATACCGAGCACGTCCATTTCCACGCCGGCGGTCACCAGCGCAATCGTGGGCCGCATATGCTCGGGCACGCCGGGCGTGGTGTGGAGTGCGATCGCTGTCCACACGTCCTCGACATCGCGTTCAGGCACGCCATAGCTCTTGAGGAAATCGCGCGCCGCATTGGCGCCATCGACTTCGAAGCGCAGATCGGGGCTCCAATGGGCTTTGGTCAGGCCCATGTCGTGAAACATCGCGCCGATATACAGCAGCTCCGGATCGTATTTCAGGCCGCGCCGTTTTCCGGTAAGCGCGCCCCAGAAGAAAACGCGACGGCTATGGTTGTAGAGCAGATCGTCCTCGGTATCGCGGACAAGCTGGGTTGCGGCGCGCGCCATGAGGCTATCGGGGACTTCGATGCCGGCGATGATCTTGGTCATTTCAAGACACTCCTTGATGTGGCAAGACGTCACCGTGGCGTGAAGCGACGCGTCCCGCCTGACATCTCTGTGATCGATCGGGATCCCGCCGCTCTGAGAGCTTTGAGAAAAAGCGGCGCGATCCGTTGCTGTGTTTTTGGTTGTTTCAGCCTTCAATCGCAACGCTGCCTGACCGCCGGATCGGGCCAACGACACATCGATTCACGCCAGCGCGGCCGGCAAGGAGACAGGCATGGCGGTTCAGAAAGTGGCGATCGCGATCCACGAAGGCGTGCAGGCGCTGGATGTCGCCGGACCCGTGGACGTGTTCGCCGAGGCGAACGGCTTCATCGCGACCGGGGAAGGTTACGAGACCGTATTGGTGGCGGCGAGCAAGCAGCCGCTGCGTGCGTCGAACGGCATGAAGATCGCCGCCGATCTCGATTTCGCGGAAGCGCCCGGGAAGTTCGCAATCCTCCTTGTCGCCGGCGGCCCGGCAATGCCAGAGGCCGATCCGGATCCGGAGCTGACGCAGTGGCTGCGTTCAGCGCCGGACCGCGTCGAACTCTACGGTTCGGTGTGCACCGGCGCCTTCGCGCTCGGCAGTGCCGGTCTGCTCGATGGCCACAAGGTGACGACCCACTGGCAGAATGCGCAGCAGCTCGCATCGCGCTTTCCGGCCGCCGATGTCATGCACGACCGGATCTATATCCGTGACCGGCGGCTGATAACGTCGGCGGGCGTCACGGCGGGAATCGATCTCGCGCTGGCCTTGGTCGGCCAGCGCCACGGGCCGCAGGTCGCTATTGCCGTCGCCAAGCGGCTGGTGGTGGTCGCACAGCGCCAGGGCGGGCAATCGCAGTTCAGTCCCTATCTGACCGCGCCGGTCGACGACGATTCGCCGATGGCGCGGGCGCAGGCGCATGTCATGGCGAATGTCGGCAGCCGCCATACCCTTCAGTCTCTGGCAGAGGAGGTCGGCATGAGCGCGCGCAATTTCGGCCGCCATTTCGTGCAGGAGACCGGGATCACGCCGCATGAATTCGTCGAGCGTGCGCGGATCGACGCCACGCGCCGGTTGCTGGAGGCAAGCGACCGGCCGCTCAAGGCGGTGGCCTACGACTGCGGCTTCGGCACCGCGGACCGGATGCGGATCGTCTTCGGCGAACGACTTGGCGTGTCGCCGGCGCATTATCGCGCGAGCTTCCGATCAGATTGACGTTCGCGTATCAGCGGAATTGCTCGTCCGAACCAACACCTTCCTCTGGCAGGACACAACGTTGTGCGCCGCACGCGCAGCTTGTTGCCCGTTGGTCGATGACGCGTGCGCTCGTGCGCGGGCAGCCATGAATTTCCGCGTGTGGGATATGCGCCGAAACAAAGAGATGGAAAGATTCGAAATAACCAGAATAAATGACGAAAAAACAACGAATAAAAATCAGGGGAAACCAACGAGACCTTGGGGAGGTGCGGATGTTTCAATGGATGCGGGAGCTCACGGCGGGTGAGCGGCGGACCATGGCGGGCTGCTTCGGCGGCTGGACGCTGGATGCGCTCGATGTGCAAATCTACAGTTTCGTCATTCCGACCTTGCTTGCGACCTGGCACATCTCGCGCGGCGAGGCGGGCATGCTTGGAACGGTCACGCTGGTCGTTTCATCCTTTGGCGGCTGGTTCGCCGGAGCGCTGAGCGATCGCTACGGCCGGGTCCGCGTGTTGCAGATCACCGTGCTGTGGTACGCGGTATTCACGTTCCTGTGCGGATTTGCGCAAAACTTCGAGCAGCTTTTCGTGCTGCGCGCGTTGCAAGGACTTGGCTTCGGCGCCGAATGGTCGGCCGGTGCAGTGCTGATGGGCGAGATGATCCGCGACAAATATCGCGGTCGCGCCGTCGGTTTCGTGCAGAGCGGTTGGGCTGTGGGGTGGGGCGCGGCTGCGCTGTTGTACACGCTGATGTACGCCGTGCTGCCGGAGGTAATCGCCTGGCGCGTGATGTTCTGGATTGGGTTGACGCCGGCGCTGCTGGTGTTCTGGATCCGGCGCAGCATCTCCGAGCCGGAAGTTTTCAATGCGCGTCGCAACTCGGATGCCAACGGCATCATGCAGGCATTCGCGGTCTTGCGCAGGCCCTATCTCGCCACCACGCTCAAGGTCGCGCTGATGGTGACGGGCGCCCAGGGCGGCTCCTATGCGCTTTCGGTCTGGCTTCCCACTTATCTTAAAACCGAGCGCGGTCTGAGTTCGCTCAATACCGGTTCGTACCTGCTGATCCACATCTTCGGTGCGTTCATTGGTTTTATCGTCGGGGCGTATCTCGCCGACCTGATTGGCCGAAAGCGGACCTTCATCGTCTCGGCCGTCGGCTCCGTGCTCTGCCTGATCATCTATCTGGCCGCGCCGATCAGCGACGGCTTGATGCTGGTGCTCGGCGCACCGCTCGGTTTCATCCTCTATATGATGTTTTCCGCGATGGGGCCGTTCATGACCGAACTGTATCCGACCGAGGTTCGCGGCGCGGGCCAGGGCTTCTGCTATAATTCCGGCCGGGCCGTGGGCGCGCTGTTTCCGGCGCTGGTTGGATTCCTGAGCGAAAAACTTGGGCTTGGCGGCGCGATCCTGCTGTTTGCGGTGCTGGCCTACGGCCTGATGTTGCTGGCACTGACGATGTTGCCGGAGACCAAGGGCCGATCGGTGGGCGCGATCGTGCCCGGAGATTTGACACCGCTGCGACCGGCACCGGTCGGCATTCAGGACCGCCTCGCATGACCAAGCCTCCTCCAATCAAGCCTTGCCTGCCACCTCGCTCCGTCACCTCAGCGCCGCATTGGAAGGCGCCGGCCGGCAGCACGGATTGTCACTTCCACATCAACGGGCCGTATGACCGCTACCCGCTCAGTCCCGGCCGTTCCTACTCGCCGCCGGAAGCCACCGTGCCGGACTATCAGGCGATGGCGCGCACGATCGGCATCGACCGCATGGTGATCGTGCAGCCCTCGACCTTCGGTACCGATAACAGCTGCACGCTGGATGCGGTGGAATTGCTCGGGCGCGCTAATTCCCGAGCCGTCGTGGTCATCGACGACAGCGTGGACGAACGCACGCTGGCGCAAATGCATGAGCGCGGCGCGCGCGGTGTGCGGTTCAACGCGGTCAGCGGCAACGGCACGCCGCTGGCCCAACTGGAAACGCTCGCCGCCAAGGTGGCGCCGTTACGCTGGCACATCCAGTTCTATACCCATGGCGATCAAATCGCCGATCTTGCGCCGATGATACGAAAGCTCCCGGTCACCGTGGTGCTCGATCACATGGCCGGCGTGCAGAGCGATCGCGGCGTCAACAGTCCGGAATTTCAAGCCGCCGTCGGCTTGATGCAATCGGGCCAAGCCTACGTCAAAATTTCGGGCTATCGCAGTTCGGTCAAGGGTTATCCCTATGACGACGTGACGCCGATGGCGCGGGGATATATCGAGGCCGCACCCGATCGCTGCGTCTGGGGCACGGATTGGCCGCATCCAAGCCTGTTCGGCGAAACCCATATGCCCGATGACGGCCAGCTTTTCGATATGCTCGGCGCCTGGGCTCCGTCGGACGAACTGCGGCGCAAGATCCTGGTCGAGAATCCAGCCCGGTTGTATGGCTTCGCGCCTTGACCTCAGGACGGACCGGACACGGTCGATCCGTGGGGCGTGAACATGCGGCCCTTTTCCGCCACCGCCACGACAGCGAAAGCTGCGAGCGTGCATAACAGGAATCCGGTCGCAAACGGCAGCAGCGTGCCGTTGTAATCCTGGCCGATCACGGTGCCGACGCCGATGCCCAGCAGGGTCGTGATCGAGCCGTACAGGGACGAAGCCGTGCCTGCGATATGGCCGTGCGGCTCCATCGCCAGCGCGGTGAAATTGGCGAACATCAGCCCGAACGAAAACATCATCAGGGCTCCCAGCGCCATGAATAGCGGCAATGGCAGCATGTCCGCCTTCACGGCGATAAACATGATCACGGCCACCGCGACGAAGCCAGCCAGCGCGCTGTGGGACATCACGCGCATGCCGATGCGTCCAACCAGACGGGCGTTGAGAAATCCGGCTATGGCGACGCCAACAGCGATGGCTGCAAACGCC is part of the Bradyrhizobium canariense genome and encodes:
- a CDS encoding MmoB/DmpM family protein is translated as MLQENDNIFKSMKDITFEDTVSHQCGVTMNDSVEARAIADVMSRHDHIRVTYMPAMIRIDGDGKMEFKMDEISEELGRVMTPHLFEISTSTHYGRMVMTDDNTVMLFGDMNEMMKYIV
- a CDS encoding amidohydrolase family protein, translating into MYRTAKGEEIFVIDGHTHFWDGSPANQKNIHGKQFIECFYAYHSNLSPPSEKWEKEKFEKYDAKTMFDDLFVTGYDDMAILQPTYLTDFYKNGFNTTERNAAMKKSHPDRFILNGAFDPRDGTKGLEDLHALSEKHKLKGVKLYTAEWRGESKGYKLSDKASYKYLEAAQKLGIKNVHVHKGPTIIPLNRDAFDVADIDDVATSFQDLNFIVEHCGLPRLDDFCWIATQETNVYAGLAVALPFIHTRPGYFAHVISELLFWVGPDKILYGSDYGIWTPKWLIDKFMAFEIPADVTKETGSVLSMETKTKILGLNAARLYGIDVEAQKKKIRAGGGYAHLPEAVHAPR
- a CDS encoding metal-sulfur cluster assembly factor, producing the protein MNGGAEEADRSRNRQIHDKQAEVLACLQDVMDPELDESVTDLNFVTKADVDSNNRVHIEFRLPTYWCAANFSFLMADDMRRAVNALDWVEGVSVVLGEHMYADRINAGLARGLSFQETFGAEADGDLDDLRQTFLVKAFQRRQVALLNHLVGAGHAPETIVSLTLAELGCLPVDDDGAKLVRRYLERRAVAGPPGADVPAFVDATGARLKTDGFAAYVSGLRRVGINAEFNGALCRGLLAVRFDLETPFVPKSKASPGSSDTQHVP
- a CDS encoding molecular chaperone GroEL; the protein is MPKIMLHDEAARAALGRGVAKLAKAVRGTLGPKGMNAIMDRPIGTPIVSRDGVSIASEIELECPFENMGAQVLREVSKQTNDEAGDGTTTATVLADVLVQEGLKCLAAGANPVELVEGLELAVIETIAALKRSAKPLQGSAGLRAVASIAANDAALGEMVAEAFERAGNHGIVAVEFGNTVETTLEIVEGMAFERGYLSHHMVTDVEKMQVVLDNPFILMTDHKIQTGDQLAGVISLIEKSGRPLLIIAEEVAPPVIMQLLARREKTNFKVAAIHPPEFGHWRKAMLEDIAITTGGRVISVDLGGRLEKAELHDLGSARQVRISASKTLITAGGGDQKKIAARREQVMRQYDAAPENIERDKFQERIAKLSGGTAMILAGGATPVEQKRRTQLIEDAINATRAAIEEGIVPGGGLALLKTAPKLDEMIDGLSGGARQGAELLQRALSRPLFYIAANAGLNGEAEVTRVAKGANGHGLDARNGASVDLIEAGIIDPVKVCYSAVRNAASVAGLILTTQTLIAKKPDDYDPTAGPAYGGGAELL
- a CDS encoding sigma-54-dependent Fis family transcriptional regulator is translated as MDQRDVLAAWEKFVERGALSSDLRSSVAASWQRSKNHRVTIDRARAPLVADAELFRHRSKNASLRHAAHCALENSKTFLSDASSIMILTDPSGLIIDTQGDDRVIDAGRAVHLEHGGRWSEADIGTNAIGAAIAESKPVQIRGAEHFCSKVQRWTCAAVPVHDPTDGELLGVVDISGPASTFNPQSLALAVSVGHHVESVLAQLIRQEHEELLCRFLAKRSLWASDECIVLDRRGVILHATERALNMLQNDRHGVRDGVPTRFLKALPFDEWPVKLRELLPNASFDLVANESSGIGAIVVLHARRRSPLADREAQHLKPAFERRETASPSHPRKDLTPGPQHLADNVRRTASSFVARDPAVRAIVRQVETAAARKMPILIRGETGTGKEQLARHAHAASGRTGAFVPVNCAALPESLIEAELFGYAEGAFTGARRDGAIGLVKEADGGTLFLDEIGDMPVALQAVLLRLLDDWTVRPVGGVRSKVDVFLISATNASLDKAIAEGRFRSDLLYRLNTLEVTLPRLRDRNDFDAIVRHLLGAIDPNCEITPATIAHLAARPWPGNIRELRNMLARFTLAATGGLIDEAGVQAMIDKAPPTAPGSLHDIQRARILVVYAETAGNISETARRLGVSRNTIYRALGEKKPR
- a CDS encoding HD domain-containing protein, encoding MTKIIAGIEVPDSLMARAATQLVRDTEDDLLYNHSRRVFFWGALTGKRRGLKYDPELLYIGAMFHDMGLTKAHWSPDLRFEVDGANAARDFLKSYGVPERDVEDVWTAIALHTTPGVPEHMRPTIALVTAGVEMDVLGIAYDDFSHEHRDQVCACHPREANFKENIIDHFANGIIRKPLTTFGNVKADVLALRDPNYRRMNFCSVILNSKWQE